A portion of the Solea senegalensis isolate Sse05_10M linkage group LG17, IFAPA_SoseM_1, whole genome shotgun sequence genome contains these proteins:
- the slc24a4b gene encoding sodium/potassium/calcium exchanger 4 isoform X1, with the protein MERDDTDTMGPSKKTIISKIFKVRKRREMLFVQVCFICCVLSVAWGMSVLLTKTGHGMVVEGQPNLEHWGRRLMASVSDNDTEPKNCSEPAIHEFPEDLFTNKERKTGAVMLHIVATLYMFLALAIVCDEYFVTSLEKICEKLDLSEDVAGATFMAAGSSAPELFASVIGVFITHGDVGVGTIVGSAVFNILCIIGVCGIFAGQVVMLTWWAVFRDSFYYILSIVALIAFIYDEKIVWWESLVLVLMYAGYIIIMKFNSSMQRLFMGKSKKNVANGNAAASSEMEDVKPSKAYSRGSVVMVDEIMNASPSKFRFPEAGLRVMVTSHFGPKTRLRMASRLIITERQKLVQASNGVETQVVDGKVDIENGNVPEDKPPEAEENETISPFGIPRGCGSRVKWLISWPLLLLLFFTVPNCAKPRWEKFFMVSFILSTVWIAVFSYLMVWMVTIIGYTLGIPDVIMGITFLAAGTSVPDCIASLIVARQGLGDMAVSNTIGSNVFDILVGLGVPWALQTICIDYGSEVMINSRGLVYSVVLLLGSVALTVLGIHLNKWRLTVKLGIYVLVLYAIFLCFSILIEFNVFTFVNLPMCIEVDQ; encoded by the exons GTCATGGGATGGTGGTGGAGGGACAGCCCAACCTGGAACACTGGGGGAGACGGCTGATGGCCTCGGTGTCCGATAACGACACGGAGCCGAAGAACTGTTCGGAGCCAG caaTACACGAGTTCCCTGAAGATCTTTTCACCAACAAGGAACGAAAGACCGGGGCCGTTATGCTGCACATTGTGGCG aCGCTCTACATGTTTCTGGCCCTGGCCATAGTGTGTGACGAGTATTTCGTGACATCGCTGGAGAAGATATGTGAG AAACTGGATCTCAGTGAAGATGTTGCCGGTGCCACTTTCATGGCAGCTGGCAGTTCTGCACCGGAGCTTTTTGCATCTGTCatcg gtgtctTCATCACCCACGGAGATGTGGGGGTGGGAACCATCGTTGGCTCAGCggtcttcaacatcctttgcaTCATTGGTGTCTGCGGGATCTTCGctggacag GTGGTGATGCTGACCTGGTGGGCCGTTTTCAGGGATTCCTTCTACTACATCCTGTCTATTGTGGCTTTGATCGCG TTCATCTATGACGAGAAGATTGTTTG GTGGGAGAGTTTGGTGCTGGTACTCATGTACGCCggttacatcatcatcatgaa atTTAACTCCAGCATGCAGAGGCTTTTCATGGGGAAGTCGAAAAAGAACGTGGCCAACGGTAACGCCGCGGCCAGCAGTGAGATGGAGGACG TGAAGCCCAGCAAAGCTTACAGCCGTGGCTCAGTGGTGATGGTGGACGAGATCATGAACGCCAGCCCGTCCAAGTTCAGGTTCCCGGAGGCTGGCCTTCGTGTCATGGTCACCAGCCATTTTGGACCCAAGACCCGCCTGCGCATGGCCAGTCGCCTCATCATTACAGAG CGTCAGAAGTTGGTTCAAGCATCCAACGGCGTGGAGACACAAGTGGTTGACGGCAAGGTCGATATCGAGAACGGGAACGTGCCAGAGGACAAACCCCCAGAGGCGGAGGAGAACGAAACCATCTCTCCGTTTGGTATTCCAA GGGGCTGTGGCAGCAGAGTGAAGTGGCTGATCTCCTGGCCTCTGCTCCTCTTGCTGTTCTTCACCGTGCCGAACTGTGCCAAGCCTCGCTGGGAGAAATTCTTCATGGTCTCCTTCATTCTGTCCACGGTTTGGATCGCAGTCTTCTCATACCTGATGGTCTGGATG GTGACTATAATTGGCTACACTCTGGGAATCCCTGATGTCATCATGGGCATCACTTTTCTGGCAGCAGGCACCAGCGTCCCAGACTGCATAGCCAGTCTCATCGTCGCTCGGCAAG GTCTGGGAGACATGGCCGTGTCCAACACCATCGGCAGCAACGTGTTTGATATCTTGGTCGGTCTCGGGGTTCCCTGGGCTTTGCAGACCATATGTATAGACTATGGATCAGAG GTGATGATCAACAGTCGGGGCCTGGTGTATTCGGTGGTGCTCCTGCTCGGCTCTGTGGCCCTCACG GTTCTGGGGATCCACCTGAATAAGTGGAGGCTGACCGTGAAGCTGGGCATCTACGTCCTGGTCCTGTACGCCattttcctctgcttctccATCCTGATCGAGTTCAACGTCTTCACGTTTGTCAACCTGCCCATGTGCATAGAGGTGGACCAGTAG
- the slc24a4b gene encoding sodium/potassium/calcium exchanger 4 isoform X2, translating into MERDDTDTMGPSKKTIISKIFKVRKRREMLFVQVCFICCVLSVAWGMSVLLTKTGHGMVVEGQPNLEHWGRRLMASVSDNDTEPKNCSEPAIHEFPEDLFTNKERKTGAVMLHIVATLYMFLALAIVCDEYFVTSLEKICEKLDLSEDVAGATFMAAGSSAPELFASVIGVFITHGDVGVGTIVGSAVFNILCIIGVCGIFAGQVVMLTWWAVFRDSFYYILSIVALIAFIYDEKIVWWESLVLVLMYAGYIIIMKFNSSMQRLFMGKSKKNVANGNAAASSEMEDVKPSKAYSRGSVVMVDEIMNASPSKFRFPEAGLRVMVTSHFGPKTRLRMASRLIITEKLVQASNGVETQVVDGKVDIENGNVPEDKPPEAEENETISPFGIPRGCGSRVKWLISWPLLLLLFFTVPNCAKPRWEKFFMVSFILSTVWIAVFSYLMVWMVTIIGYTLGIPDVIMGITFLAAGTSVPDCIASLIVARQGLGDMAVSNTIGSNVFDILVGLGVPWALQTICIDYGSEVMINSRGLVYSVVLLLGSVALTVLGIHLNKWRLTVKLGIYVLVLYAIFLCFSILIEFNVFTFVNLPMCIEVDQ; encoded by the exons GTCATGGGATGGTGGTGGAGGGACAGCCCAACCTGGAACACTGGGGGAGACGGCTGATGGCCTCGGTGTCCGATAACGACACGGAGCCGAAGAACTGTTCGGAGCCAG caaTACACGAGTTCCCTGAAGATCTTTTCACCAACAAGGAACGAAAGACCGGGGCCGTTATGCTGCACATTGTGGCG aCGCTCTACATGTTTCTGGCCCTGGCCATAGTGTGTGACGAGTATTTCGTGACATCGCTGGAGAAGATATGTGAG AAACTGGATCTCAGTGAAGATGTTGCCGGTGCCACTTTCATGGCAGCTGGCAGTTCTGCACCGGAGCTTTTTGCATCTGTCatcg gtgtctTCATCACCCACGGAGATGTGGGGGTGGGAACCATCGTTGGCTCAGCggtcttcaacatcctttgcaTCATTGGTGTCTGCGGGATCTTCGctggacag GTGGTGATGCTGACCTGGTGGGCCGTTTTCAGGGATTCCTTCTACTACATCCTGTCTATTGTGGCTTTGATCGCG TTCATCTATGACGAGAAGATTGTTTG GTGGGAGAGTTTGGTGCTGGTACTCATGTACGCCggttacatcatcatcatgaa atTTAACTCCAGCATGCAGAGGCTTTTCATGGGGAAGTCGAAAAAGAACGTGGCCAACGGTAACGCCGCGGCCAGCAGTGAGATGGAGGACG TGAAGCCCAGCAAAGCTTACAGCCGTGGCTCAGTGGTGATGGTGGACGAGATCATGAACGCCAGCCCGTCCAAGTTCAGGTTCCCGGAGGCTGGCCTTCGTGTCATGGTCACCAGCCATTTTGGACCCAAGACCCGCCTGCGCATGGCCAGTCGCCTCATCATTACAGAG AAGTTGGTTCAAGCATCCAACGGCGTGGAGACACAAGTGGTTGACGGCAAGGTCGATATCGAGAACGGGAACGTGCCAGAGGACAAACCCCCAGAGGCGGAGGAGAACGAAACCATCTCTCCGTTTGGTATTCCAA GGGGCTGTGGCAGCAGAGTGAAGTGGCTGATCTCCTGGCCTCTGCTCCTCTTGCTGTTCTTCACCGTGCCGAACTGTGCCAAGCCTCGCTGGGAGAAATTCTTCATGGTCTCCTTCATTCTGTCCACGGTTTGGATCGCAGTCTTCTCATACCTGATGGTCTGGATG GTGACTATAATTGGCTACACTCTGGGAATCCCTGATGTCATCATGGGCATCACTTTTCTGGCAGCAGGCACCAGCGTCCCAGACTGCATAGCCAGTCTCATCGTCGCTCGGCAAG GTCTGGGAGACATGGCCGTGTCCAACACCATCGGCAGCAACGTGTTTGATATCTTGGTCGGTCTCGGGGTTCCCTGGGCTTTGCAGACCATATGTATAGACTATGGATCAGAG GTGATGATCAACAGTCGGGGCCTGGTGTATTCGGTGGTGCTCCTGCTCGGCTCTGTGGCCCTCACG GTTCTGGGGATCCACCTGAATAAGTGGAGGCTGACCGTGAAGCTGGGCATCTACGTCCTGGTCCTGTACGCCattttcctctgcttctccATCCTGATCGAGTTCAACGTCTTCACGTTTGTCAACCTGCCCATGTGCATAGAGGTGGACCAGTAG